One segment of Lytechinus variegatus isolate NC3 chromosome 13, Lvar_3.0, whole genome shotgun sequence DNA contains the following:
- the LOC121426645 gene encoding cytochrome P450 20A1-like — protein sequence MAVGWYMRQVIDETLRVSILAPYAARYQDFDVTLGGHVIPKGTPVVHALGVSLMSEKYFPNPKVFNPENFSTASVKSRPRNAFQPFGFAGRRVCPGQQFAYKEVAIFLAIFLRAFKIALVPGQKPHHVHGLVSHLVNIDGGDVWITVEKR from the exons ATGGCTGTAGGCTG GTACATGAGGCAGGTGATAGATGAAACCCTTCGAGTCTCAATTCTTGCCCCGTACGCTGCCAGATACCAAGATTTTGACGTTACCCTAGGAGGTCATGTGATTCCTAAGGGG ACACCTGTAGTTCATGCCTTGGGCGTCTCCTTGATGTCTGAAAAGTACTTTCCAAACCCCAAAGT GTTTAATCCGGAGAATTTCTCCACGGCTAGCGTGAAGAGTCGCCCTCGAAATGCGTTCCAGCCTTTCGGTTTCGCTGGCCGCCGGGTGTGTCCGGGACAGCAATTTGCCTACAAGGAAGTGGCCATCTTTCTCGCGATCTTCCTACGTGCCTTCAAGATCGCCCTTGTCCCGGGTCAAAAACCGCATCATGTTCATGGTCTGGTCTCGCATCTTGTCAACATAGATGGCGGGGACGTCTGGATTACAGTTGAAAAGCGTTGA